The genomic window GCCACCTGGACGGGCAGGTCGTGGCTGCCCTCGAGTCCGCGCTGGGCACCCGTCGCTGGGAGCCGACCGTGATCCAGGAGGACATCCGCACCTCGATCGGCGATGCCCACGACCACGACGACCCCCTGGTCAGCGACCTGTATGCCGAGTGGTCACCGGACGGGACGTCGTGATGCGGAAGCGCACCCGGCCGACCCGCGGGCAGGTCGTCTTCTATGCCGGAGCCCTTCTCCTGACGCTCGCGGTCGTCCATGCCGCCTTCCACCTCACCGAGGTGTCGCCGGAGGGCTGGGGTCTGACCGTGGTCTATGCGGTGACGATCGTCGTGGGGGAGCTCTGGCGGGTCAGCGTGCTCGGGACGCGTGACTTCCCCCCGATCGCGCTGGCCGCCAGCCTGGCCCTGCCCATGACCACGATCCTGCCCGGTGGCCTCGCGGTGGGCTACTCCGCCGGGTTCGTGGTCGTCGTGGTCGCGCTCTCCACCTACCTCGGCCAGTGGGCGCGCCGTGCCCTGGGCGAGGGTGAGCCCGCCCTCTCCCAGGGGGGCTCGCGCGTCATCGTGGTGTCCGTGGCCGCGGTGATCTATCGCGAGGTGCCTCTCCAGGGCAGACCCCTCACGGACTGGGTCGAGGACTGGCACGACGTGAAGTGGCTGACCGCCCTGACGATGATCTCGGTCGCGCTGCTGGCGATGGGCCTGAAGATCCTGCTGCTGGCGATGCGTCACTCGTCGAGCACGCACGCCCTGCTGTGGCAGTCCCTGGTCGATGAGGTGCGGGCGGTGGGTCCGCTCGCCCTGGCTACGGCCTCGACAGCGGCCGTCATCGCTCTGGCGGTCAGCGCGCTCGGGCCGGTCGCCATCCCGCTGTTTCTGGCCCCCCTGCTCCTGCTGCAGCTGGCCGTCAGCCGGCAGTCGGACGTGCGTGAGGCCCAGCGGCAGACCATCCGGTCGTTGTCGCGCCTGACCGACCAGGGTGGTTTCACCCCTCCTGGTCACGGGGCGCGCGTGGCTGACCTCTCGCTGGCCATGGGGCGGGACCTGGGGCTGGCCGAGCGCGACCTGGTCGACCTCGAATACTCCGCCCTCCTGCACGACCTCGGCCAGGTAGCCCTGCGCCGTCCCATCCCGGGCGGGTCGACGACCGCCACCGCGCCGCTGGACCAACGGCGGATCGCCCAGACCGGGGCCTCGATCCTGGCCCGCACCGCCGAGCTCAGCCGACTCTCCCAGGTGGTCGCCGGTCAGGCCACCCCGTTCAGGCACGGCCGGGAGGGCGCCGAGCTGGTGCTGCCGTCCCGCATCCTGCGGGTCAGCAACGCCTTCGACGACCTGGGCGGGCCCACCGGACGCGGGCCCGTCGCGCGCCGGGCACTGGAGCGGATCAGGCTCAACCTCGGCTATGACTACGACCCGCTCGTCGTCCGGTCGCTGTGCCGGGTGCTGGTGCGCGAGGGGCGGATCACCGCCCACGACGTCGCCGACCTCGACCTCTGACCTCGACGTCTGACCTCGACGTCTGACGTCGACCTTTAACCTCGACCGGAGGCGTCGGGACGCCAGCGGGGACCGGCAGCACGTAGCCTGGGACGGTGCTGCTCGCCCTAGACACTGCCACGGGATCCATCGGTGCGGCCGTCCTCGCGGACGGGGCCGTCCTGGCCGAGGTGACCCACCAGGACTCCCGCCGGCACGGGGAGCTCCTGGCGCCTGCCATCGAGGAGGCCCTCGCCGGCGCAGGCGCGAGCGTGCGCGACCTCACCGGCATCGTGGTGGGCGTGGGACCTGGGCCATTCACCGGGCTGCGCGTCGGCATCGTCACGGGGCTGGTCATGGCTCGGGTGCGCGGCATCCCGGTGCACGGGGTCTGCTCCCTGGACGCGTTGGCCGAGCAGGCCGTCGAGGAGCAGGTCGTCGACGCGACGTTCCTGGTCGCGACCGACGCGCGTCGCAAGGAGGTCTACTGGGCGGTGTATGCCGTCCAGCACGGACGGCCGGTGCGCACGGACGGACCTGGGGTGGCGCACGCCGCAGACCTGCCGGACTCTGTCCGGTGCCTGCCTGCGGTAGGGCGCGGGCCCCTGCTCTATGACAGCCTGCGCCACGCAGGGGGACCGGTCGATGCCAGCCCGGGCTATCTCGGTCGCGTGGCCCACCGGGCACTCAGCGGTGGCACCGATCAGACCGGGGCGGACGGCATACTCCTGCCTCCCGAGCCG from Ornithinimicrobium cryptoxanthini includes these protein-coding regions:
- a CDS encoding HD-GYP domain-containing protein produces the protein MRKRTRPTRGQVVFYAGALLLTLAVVHAAFHLTEVSPEGWGLTVVYAVTIVVGELWRVSVLGTRDFPPIALAASLALPMTTILPGGLAVGYSAGFVVVVVALSTYLGQWARRALGEGEPALSQGGSRVIVVSVAAVIYREVPLQGRPLTDWVEDWHDVKWLTALTMISVALLAMGLKILLLAMRHSSSTHALLWQSLVDEVRAVGPLALATASTAAVIALAVSALGPVAIPLFLAPLLLLQLAVSRQSDVREAQRQTIRSLSRLTDQGGFTPPGHGARVADLSLAMGRDLGLAERDLVDLEYSALLHDLGQVALRRPIPGGSTTATAPLDQRRIAQTGASILARTAELSRLSQVVAGQATPFRHGREGAELVLPSRILRVSNAFDDLGGPTGRGPVARRALERIRLNLGYDYDPLVVRSLCRVLVREGRITAHDVADLDL
- the tsaB gene encoding tRNA (adenosine(37)-N6)-threonylcarbamoyltransferase complex dimerization subunit type 1 TsaB, with product MLLALDTATGSIGAAVLADGAVLAEVTHQDSRRHGELLAPAIEEALAGAGASVRDLTGIVVGVGPGPFTGLRVGIVTGLVMARVRGIPVHGVCSLDALAEQAVEEQVVDATFLVATDARRKEVYWAVYAVQHGRPVRTDGPGVAHAADLPDSVRCLPAVGRGPLLYDSLRHAGGPVDASPGYLGRVAHRALSGGTDQTGADGILLPPEPLYLRHPDAAVPGPAKLVP